The Mugil cephalus isolate CIBA_MC_2020 chromosome 19, CIBA_Mcephalus_1.1, whole genome shotgun sequence genome has a window encoding:
- the gsdf gene encoding gonadal somatic cell derived factor isoform X2: protein MCAALLSHCAYLLLRPDVQDQPLFRHEPDSNAAQLIARLSISAAMSLAFITMTMLLGTSVVVAFVLHPSKEEPAAAASLISHHRSIRKDLLNALNMQTEPRLPAGGLDSIREQWKKTSSAISPRASRLSGYSESPDSGNKTCCSTASEVFMKDLGWDSWVIHPLSLTIVQCALCNSAVNAVQCPSSRSTDQNPDSQDQVPCCQPTSQETVPIVYMDESSSIVISSVQLARGCGFGPTDIQQPSEV from the exons ATGTGTGCAGCATTGCTTTCTCATTGTGCCTATCTCCTCCTCCGACCAGACGTTCAGGACCAGCCATTGTTTCGCCACGAGCCAGACTCAAACGCTGCTCAACTAATTGCCCGACTGTCCATCTCTGCTGCCATGTCCCTTGCATTCATTACCATGACGATGCTTCTGGGCACTTCAGTGGTGGTGGCATTTGTTTTGCATCCATCCAAAGAAGAACCTGCAGCCGCTGCCAGTTTGATTTCTCACCACAG GTCCATCAGGAAGGATCTGCTCAATGCTCTCAACATGCAGACTGAGCCACGGCTACCTGCAGGTGGGCTGGACAGCATCAGAGAGCAGTGGAAGAAAACCTCCAGCGCCATTTCTCCCAGAGCCAGTCGCC TCTCTGGCTACTCCGAATCTCCTGACAGCGGAAACAAAACGTGCTGCTCCACGGCTTCAGAGGTCTTCATGAAAG ATCTGGGCTGGGACAGCTGGGTGATCCATCCGTTGAGCCTAACCATCGTTCAGTGTGCTCTCTGCAACTCTGCTGTGAACGCTGTGCAGTGTCCATCATCCCGCTCCACCGACCAGAATCCTGACTCGCAG GACCAGGTGCCGTGTTGTCAGCCCACCTCTCAGGAAACGGTGCCCATCGTCTACATGGATGAATCCAGCTCCATTGTCATCTCCTCCGTGCAGCTGGCCCGTGGCTGTGGCTTTGGCCCCACCGACATCCAGCAGCCCAGTGAAGTGTAG
- the gsdf gene encoding gonadal somatic cell derived factor isoform X1 — MCAALLSHCAYLLLRPDVQDQPLFRHEPDSNAAQLIARLSISAAMSLAFITMTMLLGTSVVVAFVLHPSKEEPAAAASLISHHRSIRKDLLNALNMQTEPRLPAGGLDSIREQWKKTSSAISPRASRPVSGYSESPDSGNKTCCSTASEVFMKDLGWDSWVIHPLSLTIVQCALCNSAVNAVQCPSSRSTDQNPDSQDQVPCCQPTSQETVPIVYMDESSSIVISSVQLARGCGFGPTDIQQPSEV; from the exons ATGTGTGCAGCATTGCTTTCTCATTGTGCCTATCTCCTCCTCCGACCAGACGTTCAGGACCAGCCATTGTTTCGCCACGAGCCAGACTCAAACGCTGCTCAACTAATTGCCCGACTGTCCATCTCTGCTGCCATGTCCCTTGCATTCATTACCATGACGATGCTTCTGGGCACTTCAGTGGTGGTGGCATTTGTTTTGCATCCATCCAAAGAAGAACCTGCAGCCGCTGCCAGTTTGATTTCTCACCACAG GTCCATCAGGAAGGATCTGCTCAATGCTCTCAACATGCAGACTGAGCCACGGCTACCTGCAGGTGGGCTGGACAGCATCAGAGAGCAGTGGAAGAAAACCTCCAGCGCCATTTCTCCCAGAGCCAGTCGCC CAGTCTCTGGCTACTCCGAATCTCCTGACAGCGGAAACAAAACGTGCTGCTCCACGGCTTCAGAGGTCTTCATGAAAG ATCTGGGCTGGGACAGCTGGGTGATCCATCCGTTGAGCCTAACCATCGTTCAGTGTGCTCTCTGCAACTCTGCTGTGAACGCTGTGCAGTGTCCATCATCCCGCTCCACCGACCAGAATCCTGACTCGCAG GACCAGGTGCCGTGTTGTCAGCCCACCTCTCAGGAAACGGTGCCCATCGTCTACATGGATGAATCCAGCTCCATTGTCATCTCCTCCGTGCAGCTGGCCCGTGGCTGTGGCTTTGGCCCCACCGACATCCAGCAGCCCAGTGAAGTGTAG